The Streptomyces phaeolivaceus genome has a window encoding:
- a CDS encoding LysE family transporter yields MTAALVAGLLAGYGIAIPVGAVATYLVSLTARTSLRTGACAALGVATADGLYALLAALGGTALAAALQPVLTPLRWASALVLLALAVRGAVTALRRYRARSLTTRAQRDPVGPARAYATLLGITLLNPTTVVYFAALVLGSRATEAVSALEQGVFVLAAFLASASWQLLLAGGGALLGRALTGHRGRLVTGLVSSAVIAVLAVLML; encoded by the coding sequence ATGACGGCCGCGCTCGTCGCGGGGCTCCTCGCCGGCTATGGCATCGCCATCCCCGTCGGAGCGGTCGCGACCTATCTCGTCTCCCTCACCGCCCGTACGTCCCTGCGGACCGGAGCCTGCGCCGCGCTCGGCGTCGCGACGGCCGACGGACTGTACGCCCTGCTCGCCGCCCTCGGCGGCACGGCCCTCGCCGCCGCGCTGCAACCGGTACTGACGCCCCTGCGCTGGGCCTCCGCCCTGGTGCTCCTCGCCCTCGCGGTCCGGGGCGCGGTCACGGCCCTGCGCCGGTACCGCGCCCGGAGTCTCACCACCCGCGCCCAGCGCGACCCGGTGGGCCCGGCCCGCGCCTACGCCACCCTGCTGGGGATCACCCTCCTCAACCCCACCACGGTCGTCTACTTCGCCGCGCTCGTGCTCGGCAGCCGCGCCACCGAGGCCGTGAGCGCCCTGGAACAAGGCGTGTTCGTCCTCGCCGCGTTCCTGGCCTCCGCCAGCTGGCAACTGCTCCTCGCGGGCGGCGGCGCCCTGCTCGGGCGGGCCCTGACCGGACACCGGGGGCGGCTCGTCACGGGCCTGGTGTCCAGCGCCGTGATCGCGGTGCTCGCGGTGCTGATGCTGTAG
- a CDS encoding nitroreductase family deazaflavin-dependent oxidoreductase, giving the protein MPLEGEYVPSPTQWVREQVELYESSGGTQGTTLLDTGMPVIVLTTRGAKSGKIRKTPLMRVEHDGRYAVVASQGGAPKHPVWYHNIKSDPRVELQDGPARQDLTAREITGDEKAEWWERAVAAYPPYADYQKKTDREIPVFVLESAEG; this is encoded by the coding sequence ATGCCACTTGAGGGCGAATACGTACCCAGCCCGACCCAGTGGGTGCGCGAGCAGGTCGAGTTGTACGAGAGCTCGGGCGGCACGCAGGGAACGACACTGCTGGACACCGGTATGCCGGTCATCGTGCTCACCACACGCGGCGCGAAGAGCGGGAAGATCCGCAAGACACCGCTGATGCGCGTGGAGCACGACGGGCGGTACGCGGTCGTGGCCTCGCAGGGCGGCGCGCCCAAGCACCCCGTCTGGTACCACAACATCAAGTCCGACCCGCGTGTGGAACTGCAGGACGGACCCGCGCGGCAGGACCTGACCGCGCGCGAGATCACCGGCGACGAGAAGGCCGAGTGGTGGGAGCGCGCGGTCGCCGCGTACCCGCCGTACGCCGACTACCAGAAGAAGACCGACCGGGAGATTCCCGTCTTCGTGCTGGAGTCGGCCGAGGGGTGA
- a CDS encoding cation diffusion facilitator family transporter, with product MHEAAHEGPGAHEESKARQDRRTRVTVLVALAANLVIAAAKTVGGLLAGSPALLSEAAHSVADSVNEVFLLAALRRSRRPADARHPFGYGKERFFWSLLAAVGIFVMGGCFSFYQAVHALTGGGGESYDGYLAGIAVLGVALLSEGASLLRALHQVRTQGGGAEGPKDPALRTVVAEDGTAVLGVALAIAGMALHMATGRVIWEASASFAIGALLVYVAYRLGRDTREQLVGVAADPEADRRIRTLLEAQPEIDTVEALLTMQLGLDSTLVAARVDLVPGLDSEEVETVAVRIKASIAHVVPEAEQIFLDVTEKTGPGERAGRRAGESPAATGERGGA from the coding sequence GTGCACGAGGCAGCGCACGAGGGGCCGGGGGCCCACGAGGAGAGCAAGGCACGGCAGGACCGCAGGACCCGGGTCACCGTCCTCGTCGCCCTCGCCGCCAACCTCGTGATCGCCGCCGCCAAGACCGTCGGCGGGCTCCTCGCCGGATCGCCCGCCCTCCTCTCGGAGGCCGCCCACTCGGTCGCCGACAGCGTGAACGAGGTCTTCCTCCTCGCCGCGCTGCGCCGCAGCCGCCGCCCCGCCGACGCCCGGCACCCCTTCGGCTACGGCAAGGAACGCTTCTTCTGGTCCCTGCTGGCCGCCGTCGGCATCTTCGTGATGGGCGGCTGCTTCTCCTTCTACCAGGCCGTCCACGCCCTGACGGGCGGCGGCGGGGAGTCCTACGACGGCTATCTCGCCGGTATCGCCGTCCTCGGCGTCGCCCTTCTCTCCGAGGGCGCCTCACTGCTGCGGGCGCTGCATCAGGTGCGGACGCAGGGCGGCGGCGCCGAAGGACCGAAGGACCCGGCGCTGCGCACGGTCGTCGCCGAGGACGGCACGGCGGTGCTCGGTGTGGCCCTCGCGATCGCCGGGATGGCCCTGCACATGGCGACCGGCCGGGTGATCTGGGAGGCGTCCGCCTCCTTCGCGATCGGGGCGCTGCTCGTGTACGTCGCCTACCGGCTCGGCCGGGACACCCGCGAACAGCTCGTCGGGGTCGCCGCCGACCCCGAGGCCGACCGGAGGATTCGCACGCTGCTGGAGGCACAGCCCGAGATCGACACCGTCGAGGCCCTGCTCACCATGCAACTCGGCCTGGACTCCACCCTCGTGGCCGCCCGGGTCGACCTCGTCCCCGGGCTGGACAGCGAGGAGGTCGAGACGGTCGCCGTCCGTATCAAGGCCTCGATCGCCCATGTCGTCCCCGAGGCCGAGCAGATCTTCCTCGACGTGACGGAGAAGACGGGGCCGGGGGAGCGGGCGGGGCGGCGGGCAGGGGAAAGCCCCGCCGCGACGGGGGAACGCGGCGGGGCCTGA